Proteins from a genomic interval of Papaver somniferum cultivar HN1 chromosome 4, ASM357369v1, whole genome shotgun sequence:
- the LOC113274643 gene encoding protein DOG1-like 4 — MSSTINWNSSSFQLFLEGWLVRQEHYLDELTTTDSNIYEKHDSVLRDLIERVLAHYQQYYEAKSLLSKQDVFILFSPVWFSSLEKSFLWITGFRPCLAIKIVKNSVNDLSEEQLEKIEKLKLEIKEEEKEFDEDLIRIQESLAAPPFSEIARRFGRLVMNGGNERRSRNKEEEEEEEEEFMAMLTSEMETLVERADFLRLKMTLKVIEILDSVQTVRFFVAVGKLQLRIRKLGFQRNARRNR, encoded by the coding sequence ATGTCCAGTACTATCAATTGGAATTCATCTTCATTTCAGTTATTTCTAGAAGGATGGTTAGTTCGTCAAGAACATTACTTAGACGAACTAACCACAACTGATTCAAACATTTATGAGAAACATGATTCCGTTTTACGCGATTTAATCGAACGTGTTTTAGCTCATTACCAGCAGTACTATGAAGCCAAATCATTATtatcgaaacaagatgttttTATTCTGTTTTCGCCGGTTTGGTTTAGTTCACTAGAGAAATCGTTTCTATGGATTACTGGGTTTAGACCTTGTTTAGCTATTAAAATCGTTAAGAATTCGGTTAACGATTTGAGTGAAGAGCAATTGGAGAAGATAGAGAAATTGAAATTGGAGATCAAGGAGGAAGAGAAGGAATTCGATGAAGATTTGATTAGGATTCAAGAGAGTTTAGCTGCACCGCCTTTTTCTGAGATTGCGAGGAGGTTTGGAAGATTGGTTATGAATGGTGGTAATGAGAGGAGGAGTAGaaacaaggaagaagaagaagaggaggaggaagaatttATGGCAATGTTGACTTCAGAAATGGAGACTTTGGTTGAGAGAGCTGATTTTTTGAGATTGAAGATGACATTGAAGGTAATTGAGATATTGGATTCTGTTCAGACTGTCAGGTTTTTTGTTGCAGTTGGTAAACTTCAACTTCGGATACGAAAACTGGGATTTCAGAGGAATGCGCGGAGGAATCGTTAG
- the LOC113274642 gene encoding uncharacterized protein At1g01500-like — MDSTEASSAMDSTTTPKISTLNVNPNNGSYISKLMNGNVVPSSWFEIRLFYVRISPCLIDKVPEYLKICHLRREIGVSLEINGSRIPSSDTVSLKLRRDRIDKETSEVTYVSTDSVRVMGSIEFEVYENENVVILCGSLERMESPWGNGNNHQGLENDSKTGWSMDCCTTAAAVNSTGSSAFYQPKLGISSPSIEVYVAGCCSGTPLILTKTINLSPRRKPPRHGALDAIPEDEETERVQHNTNGVVRHRKVQVSDSEADEYDSEGKIIPHDYYPQDAYYDEDGQLSWFNAGVRVGVGIGLGMCLGIGIGVGLLMRSYQATTRNFRRRFI; from the exons ATGGATTCTACGGAAGCATCATCAGCAATGGATTCTACAACAACGCCGAAGATCTCAACTTTGAATGTAAACCCTAACAATGGTTCGTATATCAGTAAATTAATGAATGGGAATGTTGTTCCTTCATCTTGGTTTGAGATCAGATTATTTTATGTTAGAATATCTCCATGTTTAATTGATAAAGTGCCTGAATATCTTAAAATTTGCCATCTACGTCGTGAAATTGGAGTTTCGTTAGAGATTAATGGTTCTAGAATACCGTCATCTGATACTGTATCATTGAAATTACGTAGAGATCGTATCGATAAGGAGACGAGTGAAGTTACATATGTTAGTACTGATAGTGTTAGAGTAATGGGTTCTATTGAATTTGAAGTTTATGAGAATGAGAATGTTGTTATCTTGTGTGGGTCATTGGAAAGAATGGAATCTCCATGGGGTAATGGTAATAATCATCAAGGATTGGAGAATGATTCTAAGACTGGATGGAGTATGGATTGTTGTACGACGGCTGCAGCGGTGAATTCTACGGGTTCGTCTGCGTTTTATCAACCTAAACTTGGGATATCTTCGCCATCAATTGAGGTTTATGTTGCTGGGTGTTGTTCTGGTACTCCTTTGATTCTTACAAAGACTATCAATCTTAGTCCTAGGAGGAAGCCTCCTAGACATGGTGCTCTTGATGCGATTCCGGAGGATGAGGAAACTGAAAGGGTGCAGCACAATACAAACGGTGTAGTTCGTCACAGGAAGGTGCAG GTCTCAGATTCTGAAGCTGACGAATATGATTCAGAAGGGAAAATCATCCCACATGATTACTATCCTCAAGATGCTTACTACGATGAAGATGGTCAACTCTCATGGTTCAATGCAGGTGTCAGAGTCGGTGTAGGGATTGGTTTGGGAATGTGTCTTGGTATTGGAATTGGTGTTGGTCTCCTCATGCGCTCATACCAAGCTACAACCAGAAACTTCAGGAGAAGGTTTATCTGA